In the Candidatus Eisenbacteria bacterium genome, GTTCAGGACCGCCCCCCGGTAGACATCCTCCCACCGTCCCTCGTTCCCTACCGGCTCCCCGGGGACGGACGGGTCGGCCTTCGACGGATCGGGGACGAACTCCACCTCGACCGTGAGCCGATCGTAGACGCGGAGAAGCCCGCTGGACGGCTGGAACTGGAAGGGCGAAACGGCAACCGAAACGAGCGTTTGGTGGCGGAGCCGCGCCGGCTCGCCGACCGTGACGAGCGGCTCCGGATACCAGGACGCGCCCGCGTAGAACGCGCGGTCGATCGTGAAGAGGAGGACCGGGCTCCCGTCAATGAGGCTCTCGCTCGGCGTCGGCTCGACCGGCGGCCCCGGAAGATCGCGAAACTCGGCGTGCACGACGCGCGCCCGCGCCGTGTGCCCCTCCGGAACCGCGATCCAGAAACCCCGCACCGGAAGATCGGGGAGTCCGGTCTCCCCCGTCCGACCGGCGCCGAACAGGCGGACGCTTCGATACGCCTGGCCCTCCCGCACGACCTCCTCGATCGTGTGGCGGTCCGGTCCGACCGTCCATCGGAGACCGTTGTCTCCGAAAGTGGTCGCGGATTCCGCTGCGACGCCCCCGACGAAAACCGCGCCCAAAAGGACGGCCGCCCCGAGAACCCACCAACTTACACGAACGCAACAAGATCCGATCATGACGCCACGTCCTGTCCTGGAGAGCGCCCGCTCGGACGCCGGAAGGGAAGGGAATCTCGCGTACATACGGAGAAAGGTAGCAATCCTGGTGCCAGGCGGTCAACGGCTTGGCCCGACGATAGGAGAAGACGCGGGGCGGGGACTCGCGACGAGCCCGCGCCCGTTGACCCCCGCGTGAGCGGCTGGTAGGATGCCGCGAGACAGAACTTCGAGGGGATCATGAAGCTAAGCGCCTTCTTGCTGTCGTTCGGTTGGGCCCTCCTCGCGCTCGCGATCGGAGCCGCCTCGCTCGGCGCCGAGTCCCTCGACCTCCAGGCGGAAAAGACTCTCGTTCTGTGGGGCGGCGAGTCGGGAGGACAGTTTGGGAACGCGGTCGCGGCGGGAGATTTCGACGGGGACGGGATCGACGACCTCGCGGTCGGCGCGCCCGCGGCCGGGGGGACGGCGGGCGAGCCGATGGCGGGGCGCGTCTACCTCTTCTTCGGGCGCGCCGGGCGGGAGCTCGCGGGCGGGTTCCGCGCCGCGGAGACCGCGGACCTCGTGATCGTCGGCGCCTATTCCCGCCATCAGATCGGGATGCGCCTCGCGGCCGGCGACATGGACGGAGACGGTCGCGACGACCTCGCGGTCGGCACGATGTACGGGACCGGGCCGGACGGACATCGGGCCGGCTGCGGCGAAGCGCGCGTCTTCTTCGGGCGCCCCCGCGACGAGCTTCCCGAGCGGATCGATCTCGCCGAGTCGGAGGCGGACATCACGCTCTACGGAGCGGAAACCCACGACCGCTTCGCCGGGGAGATGGCCTTCGGCGATCTCGATGGGGACGGGCTGCAGGATCTCGCGATCGGCGCGTTCTACGGGGACGGTCCGATCGGGGATCGATATCACGCCGGAGAGGTCTCCCTTCTCTTCGGCGACAAGAGATCCCGCCTTCCGCGCGTCGTCGATCGTGCGAGCGACCGGCTCCCCACGATCTTCGGGCCCGAGCCGACCGACACCTTCGGGCGCGCGATCGCGACCGGAGACGTGGACGGGGACGGGCGCGAGGATCTCGTCGTGGGCGCCTACTATGGGGACGGTCCGGGGAACACGCGCATCAACGCCGGGGAGACCTTCCTCGTGTTCGGAAGAGAGCGGAGCGCCTTCCCGGAGGGACTCGATCTCGCCGAGGGAGGGGCGACGATCCTTCATGGCGAAGAGGATGGGGATGTGTCCGGACGGTCGGTCTCTACGGCCGACCTCGACGGGGACGGCCTCAAGGATCTCCTGATCGGCGCGCACCTCTCCCCGTGCCGTTCGTCCGCGGGCTCGCCGGGGAAGTGCGGGGCGGTCTATGTCGTCTTTGGCCGGACGCGGGCCTCATGGCCGCGCGCGCTCGATCTTCGGACCGACGCGGACGCGAGGATCGAGGCGATGGCCGAGAACGACCAGCTCGGCTGGCCGATCGCCGGCGGGCGTTGGGGGAGCGAGGGAGATGTCGCGCTCCTCTTCGCGCGCGGGTCCGACGGGGGCGATCTCCGCCGATCGAAAGCGGGAGAGCTCTTCGTTCTCGGACGCTGTTCGCGGGAAGACCTTGCGCGCGCCGAGACGATTCGGTCGGCGGCGCGCTTCTCCCTCGTCGGGTTGGACGAAAGGGACCGGATCGCGGCCGACGCCGTCCTTCTCGATTGGAACGGGGACGGGCGGCCGGAGATCGCCCTCGGGGTCCCCGTGGCGGCCGGGGAGAAGAACCTCTTGCCTCAATGCGGCGAGGTCGCTATCTGGTCTCGTCGGTAGGCCGCGCCGGAACCTCTTTGCCCTTCTTCTGATGAATCGCGCTGCCGACCTCCTCGGTCCTCCACGTCTGCGGCTCCTCTTCGGGCACCGGCTCCCCGCGCTCCAGATAGGAGATCGCGCGCCTCGCCTCGTACCCCTCCCAACCGTACGGCGCCATCTCGTTGACGCGCTTCCACGCATCCACCGCCTCGGCGTACTTCCCTCTCTTCTGGAGGATGTTGGCGTAGTCGATCCAGCCGTGGAGATAGTCCGGATCGACCTCGATCGCGCGCCGCACGTAGAGCTCGGCCTTCTCTCCGTCCCCGAGATCCCGGTAGCACATGCCGAGGTTCCTCCAGGCGAGCTGGTTCCTCTCGTCGAGACGACCCGCGGTCTCATAGAAAGGGATCGCGCCCGCGGGGTCGTTTTCCATCCGGTAGATGAGCCCGAGCTGAACGAACGCCTCCACGTGAACGGAGTCGAGGAAGATCGCAAGCTCGAGAAAGCGCTTGGCGGCCTGTTTTTCCGGAACGCTCCGATGTTGGATCCCGAGGTAGAGGAGTTTTCCCGGGAGACGCGGGTCGATCGCGTGCACGCGCTCCCGGAGACGCGCAGCCTCCTCCTTCCGGCCGAGCCGCTCCTCGACGAGCGCGAGAATCGCGAGCGCCTCCGCGTCCTCGGGGGTCTCCCGGAGTAGCTCATCGAGAACCCCCTTCGCCTCGGCGAGATCTCCCGCGTAAGCGAGCGTCGTGCCGAGCTCGAGCCGGACGGGGAGCGACCCAGGGTCGAGACGGTGCGCTTCCCGCACCTCCGCTTCTTCCTCCCCCCCGCGCGCCCTCGTCCGGTGCACGAGCCCGAGGTAGAGCCGGGCCATCGCGCGTTCCGGATCGAGCTCCACCGCCCGCCGGAGCGCCTCCTCCGCCGCGAGGAATTGGAAACCCTCGAGAAGCGAGCGCCCGTATTCCTCCCACGCGCGGGCGAAACCCGGGTTCTCGGCGAGCAAATCATCGAAACCTTCACTTTTTAGCTGGGAACGTCCGAGAAGAACGACGCGGGCCAGGCGGACCGCTGGGTTGCTCGGATCCTTCAGGACGAGCCGCTCGTACTCCTGGCGAACCGTCTCCCTCTCCCCCGCCGCCGCGCGCAAATGCACGTAGGCGAGGTGCGCCTCGATGTCGTCGGGAACCTCCGCGATGCGCGCCTCGAGGAGAGCGCGCGCCTCGTCGACGCGCCCGGCGCGATGGAGGGCGGCCGCCTCGCGCACCGCGTCTTCGGCTCCGAGCGCCCCGGGAGCCGCAAGCGCGCACGCGATCCACGCCGCGAGTAGAACGCTTCCGAACCCGTTCCGAATCATTGAACACCCTCCATGTTCGCGCGCGCGGACCGGATGTTCTCCCGGGCCGTCGCGGCGCTCGGCGAGTCGGGCGCCGCGAGCGACGCCTTCTCCCACGCCTCGATCGCTTGGGCAAGATTCCCGTGGGCCGCCTCCGCCACCCCCAGGTTGAGATAGATATCGGGATCCCGTCGGTCGAACTGAAGCGCGAGACGATACTGTTCAGCCGCCTCCCGGTGCTTCCCTTCCTCGCGCAGCAGGTTGCCGATCCCGTACAGGCCCTTCGCGAACCGCGGGTTCACCTCCACCGACTTGTTCAAGTACTCGGCGGCCAGCCGCCGATCCCCGCGCTTCTTGGCGAGAATCGCGATGTTGTAGTAAGCCTCCACGAGCGTCGGATCGCTGTGGAGCGCCTTTCGATACTGATCGACGGCCCGCTCGATCTCTCCCGCTTTCTCGTATGCGAGCCCGAGATGGTAGTA is a window encoding:
- a CDS encoding FG-GAP repeat protein; its protein translation is MKLSAFLLSFGWALLALAIGAASLGAESLDLQAEKTLVLWGGESGGQFGNAVAAGDFDGDGIDDLAVGAPAAGGTAGEPMAGRVYLFFGRAGRELAGGFRAAETADLVIVGAYSRHQIGMRLAAGDMDGDGRDDLAVGTMYGTGPDGHRAGCGEARVFFGRPRDELPERIDLAESEADITLYGAETHDRFAGEMAFGDLDGDGLQDLAIGAFYGDGPIGDRYHAGEVSLLFGDKRSRLPRVVDRASDRLPTIFGPEPTDTFGRAIATGDVDGDGREDLVVGAYYGDGPGNTRINAGETFLVFGRERSAFPEGLDLAEGGATILHGEEDGDVSGRSVSTADLDGDGLKDLLIGAHLSPCRSSAGSPGKCGAVYVVFGRTRASWPRALDLRTDADARIEAMAENDQLGWPIAGGRWGSEGDVALLFARGSDGGDLRRSKAGELFVLGRCSREDLARAETIRSAARFSLVGLDERDRIAADAVLLDWNGDGRPEIALGVPVAAGEKNLLPQCGEVAIWSRR
- a CDS encoding tetratricopeptide repeat protein; the encoded protein is MIRNGFGSVLLAAWIACALAAPGALGAEDAVREAAALHRAGRVDEARALLEARIAEVPDDIEAHLAYVHLRAAAGERETVRQEYERLVLKDPSNPAVRLARVVLLGRSQLKSEGFDDLLAENPGFARAWEEYGRSLLEGFQFLAAEEALRRAVELDPERAMARLYLGLVHRTRARGGEEEAEVREAHRLDPGSLPVRLELGTTLAYAGDLAEAKGVLDELLRETPEDAEALAILALVEERLGRKEEAARLRERVHAIDPRLPGKLLYLGIQHRSVPEKQAAKRFLELAIFLDSVHVEAFVQLGLIYRMENDPAGAIPFYETAGRLDERNQLAWRNLGMCYRDLGDGEKAELYVRRAIEVDPDYLHGWIDYANILQKRGKYAEAVDAWKRVNEMAPYGWEGYEARRAISYLERGEPVPEEEPQTWRTEEVGSAIHQKKGKEVPARPTDETR